In Candidatus Contubernalis alkalaceticus, the genomic window ACTGAAATCTTCGCTAATATAAAACTTCTCACTATCACAAATAGCCGATACAATCACATTGGCACCGTCTGACCTATACCCGATTTGTCGGACACACATGAGTTAGATATAATAAATCATGTGGAGGAGATGTAAATGTAATATTATTCAAATCGGTATAGTGATGAATTTAAGTAAGATGCCATCAAGCTTGTTAAAAAAGACAATCAATCCGTTCTAAGTGTATTAAAAGACCTTGGAATCAATCCTCAGACATTGCGCAACTGGCTTAACGAACAAAAGCACCGTGAGAAGCCCGAAAAGTGCAAGAATTACAGAGCTGGAAGTGGAACTTACAGCCGAAAAACGCAGAAATGCAGAGCTTGAGGAGGCAGTGGCAATATTAAAAAAAACGACAGCACTTTCGTGACAAAAGACCTGAAATAACTTACAAATTTCTTAGTAAGCACAGCTTCGAATTTCCGGTTGCGAATATGTGCATAGTAATTGATGTGACCCGGAGCAGCTAAGTATAATCACGTAATGTAATGCTCTCAATCCACTCCTTATTTTTTAAATACCATTCAATAGTCTCTTTTATGCCTTGTTCAAAGGTGTATGCAGGTTTCCAACCCAACTGAGTAGTGATCTTGTTATTGTCGATAGCATATCTTCTATCATGTCCTGGGCGATCTTTTACGTACTTGATTAGATCTTCTGATTTACTAAGGGTATTAATAATCAGTTTAACAATTTCGATGTTTGCCTTCTCGTTATTCCCGCCAATGTTATAAACTTCTCCATCCTTTCCCTTATGCAGAACTACATCAATAGCGGAGCAATGATCCGATACATGGATCCAATCTCTAACCTGCATACCATCGCCATACACAGGTAAATCTTTCTCTCTTAAGCAGTTATTAATCATCAGTGGAATTAACTTCTCAGGAAATTGATATGCTCCATAGTTATTACTACAGCGAGTGATGTTAACAGGCATACCAAATGTCTCGCTATAGGCCCTAACAATCAGATCTGCACTAGCCTTTGAAGCTGAGTATGGGCTGTTAGGCATTAATGGCATAGTTTCTACAAACATACCAGTTTCCCCTAAAGCTCCATAAACTTCATCAGTCGATACTTGTAAAAATTTAACACCTTGTTTATACTCTTTGCAGTAATTATCATTAGGATTAATTTTCCAACTGTTTTTAGCTGCCTCTAGTAACACCTGGGTACCGATAACATTGGTAGTCAAAAAAACCTCGGGCTCCTCAATACTTCTATCAACGTGTGATTCGGCTGCAAAGTTAACTACTGCATCAGCATTATATTTGGTGAATATCTCTTTAATCTTATTATTATCCCGAATATCCGCCTTGATAAACGTATAGTTTTCGTTGTCAGCAATACCTTTTAAATTTTCAAGGTTACCCGCATACGTCAATGCATCTACATTGATTATCTGATAATCAGAATGCTTATTCAGCATCATTGCCACAAAGTTGCTACCGATAAAACCAGCGCCACCTGTAACTATAATGGTTTTCATTTGCTTAATTCTCCTGTCATTATTTTCTCCTTTATAAACCTACCCAAAGCATCTTTCCACTGAGGTAATCTCTTAAGTCCATTCTTATCAAGATTTTCTTTAGATAACCTAGAATTTAGAGGCCGCTTCGCCTTAGTATTATATTGTATAGTTGATATTGGATTAACTTTAATACTAATTCCTGCTATGTCAAAAATTGCTATAGCAAACTCATGCCAGCTACAATAGCCCTCATTTACCCCATGATAGATCCCATACTTTGTTGTTTGAAGCATATCACAAATTAGCACGGCTAAGTCTAGCGTATAAGTTGGGGACCCTATTTGGTCATTAATTACACTAATTTCCTC contains:
- the rfbB gene encoding dTDP-glucose 4,6-dehydratase, which gives rise to MKTIIVTGGAGFIGSNFVAMMLNKHSDYQIINVDALTYAGNLENLKGIADNENYTFIKADIRDNNKIKEIFTKYNADAVVNFAAESHVDRSIEEPEVFLTTNVIGTQVLLEAAKNSWKINPNDNYCKEYKQGVKFLQVSTDEVYGALGETGMFVETMPLMPNSPYSASKASADLIVRAYSETFGMPVNITRCSNNYGAYQFPEKLIPLMINNCLREKDLPVYGDGMQVRDWIHVSDHCSAIDVVLHKGKDGEVYNIGGNNEKANIEIVKLIINTLSKSEDLIKYVKDRPGHDRRYAIDNNKITTQLGWKPAYTFEQGIKETIEWYLKNKEWIESITLRDYT